The Cicer arietinum cultivar CDC Frontier isolate Library 1 chromosome 1, Cicar.CDCFrontier_v2.0, whole genome shotgun sequence genome contains the following window.
AATCTTCTTGGTTGAGTAGGTGAGTAGTGAAAACTTATCTTGACACAATTTAAAATTGGATGAAATATAAGAATGTAAAAGCATAATGTATTTAGACTTGATTATGTATAATATCTTGTCATTTTCcccttcatattttttttctattcaaACAACCAACCCTTGACTTTTTATAgccaaagttttaaattttttaacttaaattgTGGTTTTATGAGCATTTACAGATGACCTACCAATTAAAGTCATATTtggtatttttgttttgttttacaGAAATTTTGCCTTTCCTTGTTACCTAATCATAGTATTTcttgtctttttatttattacttattAGGCTCTTTCATTTGCAAAAGAAGCTCATAGATTACATGCCAAACTGTTCAAGTTGAACTTTTCACACAATGCTCGGAAGAGTAGTGAAGAGCATAATGTAACAGTTGATTTCTCGAAGAATCTTATGGATGGTATCGATAAAATGGAAGTAAACATGTCAGTTGCCAGGgaagtttttctttttgattcGATAACATGGGACTTAAAAGACAATTATCTTAGTCCGTGGAAAATTATGCAGTGTTATCTTGAGAGCACTCTTCAggtttgatttatatatattgttatccTATCATTTTTAGAATTATATGTATTTGGAGGAGGCCTATAATGCACTGCATTTCAATGTCATATACGCATGCAGATAGGAATCATCTATGAAATTATTGGAGATGGAACTGAGGCTGAAACCTATCTCCGTTGGGGGAAAGCAATATCCTGTTCCCTTCAGCTGCCTTTGTTTATAGTTGCTTTCTCTTCCCTCTTAGGTATGTACGTTACTTGTAGCTTTATTCCCCCATTGGATTGATAAGTTTTCATTCTCTGTTTAGTATAAATTAATTTGCCATTTTTTGGTTTGAATTACTAGGAAAACTGTACGTTAAGAAAAGACTTGGGGATTTGGCAGAGAAGGAACTTGAATGTGCCgagaagattttaaaaaatagcaGCACACCATTTTGTTGCTCAAAGTGTAAATTAATACTTGAAGTTACTCTTTTTGAGTATCGTGGAGATTTGTGTCAAAGTAAATTTAACACTTGTGAAGAGGTTGCTTCTGAAGAGACTGCAAAAAATTGGTACACATCAGCTCTGAATATATTAACCTTTTCTGAATGGAAAAACCCTCTGAGCTGTCCTGAAGATGACAAGGATGCAACTGGAATAGATTCAAAATGTGCTGCCGGAATAACCTGTACTTGCTCTTTAATGGATGAAGCGGGTGAAGATGTTGTAAAATCTACAAAAGCAGGGCTAGGAagcaaaaatggacccaaacaAATTAGAAAGACTAAAAACACAGCAAATATTATATCAAAGGAACCAAACATAGTTGTTGAGAATAAAACAAGGGTAACCCGTTCTAGATATCGAACTATACAGAACCAGCTTACAGACACTTCTAGGAAGTCAGAAGTCGATGTAAGTGTTGAAGGGAACCAAGTTTCTGGTCCATCTGACATGCTTAGTCACAAGGAGTCAATTTCGAAGGAGATAGGTTGCAGTATTTCTTCAAGGTGTGCGATAACAGGTGTTTCATCTAAAATGAGGTGTTGGCATTGCCTCCCCTATGAAGTTGTGAAATCTGGGTTATTGATGGATTTTATTAATCTGAAATGGGAGTTTGTTCGGAGGAAACTTTCAATGCAGCTACTCACCCGAATAGGTTTGTGTACTGTTTCATATTTTCTGTCTTTTGTAAATGCAACATTGTTCTGTAGTCATTTCATCTGCACCTGTTGATAAGTGAACTCATTTTGGCATCTAAATtgctatatatattatatttgagaAATTCCCGTCTCTACTTTGAGTGGTGTATTTATTTGTGGAATAAAGTTTgtgcttctttctttttctaatATAAATGTTCATCTGCAGTGAAGTGTTTTGCATATCCTGTTCAAATTGATGAAGCACGGAAAGTTCTTCTAAGAAGCATATCACTTCTGATTGGCCGAAACCCATTTTGCCACACATTTTCATCTATTCCTCTAGATTTTTTTCACCAATTGGTTGCAAAGGAGATACCAGGAGATGTATTTGCTATTGAGCGTGCAGAGATAGTTTATAGCTTATGTTGGCATTCGTTGAAGTGCTACCATTCCAAGTTTACAAGGTAGGCATTGACATCTAAAACATTATCTGACACTAGCTGACCCCTCAGTTCAGGAATAATATACGAATGATTTACTAACTGGCAATGTAATTTACAATACTTCTTTATATGCCTTATGAAAATGTTTGGGTCTGCCAGATATGCCATGTGGGCTGTATGTTTGTCATCAAGATGAATGTGCCTGCTTAACTAGGAGTGTCCTCTACGTTGGAATAATGAAGTCATAGTTATAAGCTTCCTTTCTATGCAATTGTTGTTCGAgatatttaatgaaatgttatttatttttatcacttTTCCTGCATGTTCATGGAGAAAAGTGCAGAGTTGGCAGTTTTTAGCAGACAATTAACGGATGATATTCTGATAAAAGAAAAGCACCTAAAAGATGTAGGAAAAGTATTGATTTTTGAATCCACTTAATTTTCTTCTCTGCTAGATCTCTTATGCTCTTGTGGAAATCTTTGATGAATTGTAGATATTTGTTTTCCTGTATTTCTACAGCAGTCTCTCCCTATgagttatatttataaaatttgttataCCGGCTTCCTTTGGGATTACATTTTATAACTAACTTTAACAGACTTTGGACATTTTGATTTTTCCTTACAGGAACATTTTTTGTAATCTATCTTACATCAAGTTTGAAGACCTTGCTTCTTGGCTGATGGTAGCCTTTGTACTCTCTCGTGAGGTTCCCATAGTTTTTCAAAAGGTCATAttctgtatttttattttattattctgtGTCAATTTTCACCtaattggtttaattttttgattgggtatattttgataattatgAACACCTTAGATATTGATACTTGTCCTGACAGCTTTTAAaggatataaaataaaattgaatctGAATCTGAAGAATATATATCTTGAATTTCTACATCTCTCTATTATGGTAGCTGAAATCCACACCACATATGTAAAAGGCTCAACTTACTATCCTCTTCCATGTTTCATGCTGATTATGGAAAATCAAGTAGACATTACCAACATTCAACCCACATAGGTTGTATGTAAAAAGTATCCAGTTTAccgaatttgaaattttagaacTTAaggaaatttaattttgtttgtaaTGTTGCTGCTGGCCTGTGCTGTTTTATGAAGTACAAATGCTGGCCTGTGCTGTTTTATGAAGTACAAATGCATGTCGCATTGCTTAATAATCCTGACTCTCAGCTCTTTGATCTCTTTCTTGGTTCCTATTCTTTTTCTCGTAAGTTCTTTTGCAGTTTATGATCATAGTTTGCTGATGACACTGCAACAGGTGTCTAAACTACTTGCTGTGATGTATGTGGTTTCTTCCTTGAGCGAGCAATTTTCATTGCCTTTTGTTGGCAAAGTTTTCGATGCAAATTATTGGTCTTCATATTTCCACCAAGCTTCAATTGGAACTCATCTTAATTACCAGTTTCTTTCACATTTAACTGGGAAATGCAAGGTAATCCCTTTTGATGTTAAGGCTTATCGTCCTGTTTATCAATATTATGGAATTTTATCCATAACTTCTATGCATCTATGAACTGTGACTCTTGAAATTAGATgcagaaaaatattatttcaaatctGTCTCAAGTGTACATACACTAATATATACACTATTATGCTTATATTGACTATGCTATACCTAACAATCTGGATTAATGGACCGGATACAATTATtaacatatttacaaaataatatgCCTATTTACAACAATAAACAACAGAACTGTTGGTAGGGTGGTTTAAATTTTCCAATACATTAACACCTTTTTGCATTTATTTCTTCGTCTAAGTATTCTTTAACTTTGATGTTATAGGATTCAACATTGTATAATTTGCTCACAAGAATTAGGAATGCATTAGTTGTGTTTTTTTTCAATCCTTAGGTTTTGTGAATTTCCTTTTATGTACAACTTGAACGCGCGTGCACTCACATTTTTATGTATTGTACCTCATAACCTTAGATGACTCCTCGTCCTGTTATCTATCATTCCCAACAGTAGAATTGGATCAAACCATAATCCCGAACACTATTTGATAGTCCATGCTAGACACATGCTCTCAGACTCGGTCAAGCCCTTAAAGAACATGTATGACTAAAAATAACGGTTATCGCCACTAGGAAGATAGTGGGGAAGTTACCAGAGGCTTGGGATCCAAGATACCCGAGCcctataaatagatattattCAGACAAACACCCTGGGCCTGTATCACGGTACATCACCGGCTAGGCCTACCCAATTCTGTTAACTAGAACAAGTATTATCAACTAATATTAGATACAAAGCTCATCAGTTTCAAGTGATTTCATTCCTAATCCTATCGTGTTTTAAGTAACCTCTAATTTATCATAATTAGAGCTTGGAGCGTACTCTATATTGTCCATCTAACAGTCAATCCTATACAACATCGCTTGCTTTATAGCTCTGtagtaaaaaaattctttaagcTTGAGTATTGCTAGTTGTTCTCTGTTGGTGTTGATGGGGTTTGGCTATCAATTTGGCTATTTTCGACTTTTGGATTGTGGTGTCCATTGGACAAGTAGTTGACCACTGATTTTTAGTAACAAATATAAAGGCATTTGTGAAATacttcatcttttattttattttgtccaGTAATCACTTTTAAAATCAAGCCTGGAACATGTATTTTTATGCTTCATGTTCAATGTTGAATGCTTCATTTGTGATATATATGACAAACACAACCgattaaattaatcaatttcaGTTTCAGGGTCCATATGTTACCGGATCTTCTTGCATCAGAGAAGAGACATTTGACTCACTCAGGTAAGAATTGTTCTTGTATTGCATAATAAAGGAAATAAACAATTCAAATGCAGCCTGAAACAATACTCTAATTGTATGTGTTTCTTCCTGTTGCAGGATTGTTCCTGAAGCCACCGTAGATCTTATAGAATATGTGACGAAGTTTTTTGCTGGTCTTCCATTCACAACCATCATCAGTATAAGTTTGCTTGAGCACGAATATACTAGTTTACTACAGGAGTTGTTGTCTTATCCTGCATGTGTTCGAGCATGGGTGTTGGTTTCACGACTGAATTCTAAGACTGAACCTGTTGTAATGTTATTGCCAGTAGATTCTATTTTACAAGGTATTTTGATCCCTTAGGCAATTTAAATATGAACTTCATATTGCATCCTATAAATATGAACTTCATATTGCATCCTATAAATATGAACTTCATATTGCATCCTATAAAATATGAACTTCATGAAGTTTGACAAGGTAATTTATAATTGTTCATCACCTGCTTCAGATGAGGGTGATCTGGGTTCTTGTTCAGACCCCTTTCCTATGCTTGAGAAACCTAGTGAAGACTGGCATTGCCCATGGGGTTATACAGTAGTTGATGACATTGCTCCAGCCTTCAAAACCATTTTGGAAGAGAATCACTTGTCAACAATAAAACCTTCTGAAGATACAGAACAGAATAGGATGTTGTGGTGGAAGCGAAGAAAGAACCTTGATCACCGTCTTGATAAATTGCTGAGGTGCACTACTTCTGTACAGTTTTATCAATTTGCAGACTTTGATATAAGAATCTATCATGCATATTTTGAACCTTTCTCTATAGTTGAAAAACTTGTACACAATGCAACACACTTTATACATTCATTATTGACAAACTAAATTTAAAACGGCAGAAGTAGTTTATGCACAATGACATCATTGACAAGGTAGaagtagttttaaaatttaagatacTAACTATTGTGccgattaaaaaaaagaaactaatatATGTCCTTGTACAATTGTCATACCTTACCAGGAACCTTGAAGATTTGTGGTTTGGCTCATGGAAGTGCTTGCTTCTTGGAGAATGGTTGAATTGCAAAAATTTTGAGTTGGTGCTTAACAATCTTGTGAGTGATCTAAGATCTAAATGCAAATTGAATATAAATGAGGGTCTTCTTAAAATTATTCTTGGAGGCTCCAAAAATGATTGTAAAGGGAAGACATTAGTTTCACAGTTATGCTCAAAGAAAGACTGCTACTTTGCTAAAGGAGGTTTTTGTGATGGAGCTAGTAGTGGGATATTGTTAAATGAAGCCAATAAATTAATGTCATCAGAGGTTGCTTTTGAACTTTTAAATGAAGCATTAAATGAATTGGAAGTGGACGACTCTGTAAAAAGGGAGCCTGTAATTCTTGTGTTGGATTATGAGGTGCAGGTAAATCAATTGTTTGTGAATTGCTTATTATGTTGTTTTGAATTAGTTTGAGGCATTAAGGTctactttttaaaattcatttcaaCCTATGCAAAAAATGTGTATTAgcttttattatttcattaacTGATATAATCTGATTGTACTTGTAGGTTTTTGGTTTAGCCATTAACTGATATAACTGATATAACTGATATAATTGGAAGTGTGTTTTTAACCTATTAATACAGACTTCAATAACAAAACTCCACTGTTGCGACAGATGCTCCCTTGGGAAAACTTGCCCATACTGAGAAACCAGGAAGTTTATCGCATGCCTTCAGTTAGCAGCATCTCTGCTGTTCTTGATAAAGGCAACAACCATAACAAACAAGTGGGCAGGAATTTGGTTACCTTTCCTTCTATTGATCCTATGGatgctttttatttattaaatccaGATGGTGATCTCCGTTGCACTCAACTTGAATTTGAGAATTATTTTAGAGATCAAAACCTTCAGGTATTTCATCTGTTTGAATTTGATAAGAATACTCGTGAAGAACTGTTGCAGATATTTGTAATCCTACTAGTTACTTTATCTATAAATCTAGTGATTATTTATATCTTCTTCTCTATTATGCTACTTGACAGGGAAAGGCAGGTTCTAAGCCCACCGTCAAAGAATTGGTTTCTGCATTGGAAAGTCATGagctttttatatattttggacaTGGAAGTGGTAAAGCTTGAGAAAATATCTAAGATAATACATAatgcataaaatatatttgtcattCATGTGGATCTTATATTTGTAATGGTGATTGAATTGAATGTGTCTTCACAGGAGCACAGTACATTCCCAGGCATGAGATTCAGAAACTACATAATTGTGGTGCTACATTTTTGATGGGGTGCAGCAGTGGTTCGTTGACTTTAAATGGGAGCTATGCGCCACAAGGTGTCCCCCTTTCATATCTGCTGGCGGGTTCCCCATCGATCGTTGCTAATCTGTGGGAAGTAACAGACAGGGATATAGATCGGTTTGGCAAGGCTATGCTTGATGCATGGTTGAAAGAAAGATCAGAAGTCGCAATGCCATGCTTGCAGTGCAACTTACTATCCGAAGAATCTGAGGCCATGAATTTGAAGGGCGGCAAGGGAAGAACAAAGAGAAAAGTCCCAAAGAAAAAATCACGAGAGTTGCTCGAGAGCGATTCACCTGCAAACCACTGTAGTCACAGACCCAAAATTGGGGCTTTCATGGGACAGGCACGTCAAGGTTGCGTCCTTCCTTTCTTGACAGGGGCATCTCCCATATGCTATGGTGTTCCTACTGGAATTTGGAAGAAAAAGGATACTTAACCTTACCAACTCAACAAGTCACCTCCACAACAACTCTTAACGGTGAATTGTATTAAAGAGGTTCCTCCATCCCAATTCTCCAAGTCATCTCACTAAACAAGAACCCTACAATGCTAACTTTTAACAGTccgtataatttatttattcttgaCCCCTGAAGATGGGGTCATACAAACCGAGATTTCATTCTTCTAGGGAGTTGTACACCATGACCACTAATTGAGCCTTGCTTGGGCTGtccattatttgattaattgaCTTTTGTGTAAATGTGTAACTGTAATGTAAGCTTTCTTGGAAACATAGAAGTAGCTAGTTATTTATACCCAGGGACGACAACCCCCTGTCCTGAAAGGAGCAGGGTACTCAATAATTATGTAGAAATTGATATCTGACATAATATACAAGTGGATATCTCAttcaatttaacttttattttgtaaacattcatttttaattttcaggtgaacattaaaaaaaaaagtgtgatCAATGAAAATATACATTTACAATCACTTGATTATAAATGGTATTATAAATGATCCTCAAATGTTAAAAATAGtcctaaattataaataaaaacatattctaaaaaagaaagtaaatcCTCAAATTCTCTCAGCAAGATGTGTATATTTATTAACTTATAGACAAAATTTGTTCTGTAAacatactaaaataaaataaaaaccttaAGAGTTGAAGTTGAGTTTAATTTGTGATGAAATAATCAATTATTcctgttttataattttaacaaaaatagatgAAAGAAAGTGAATACATGTGTTCTAAAAAAAACAATcgtttagttcaaaaatacttTACATCATTATTAATTAACACCAGGCAGTAAAATTaacactttaaaaaaatcaaaatcaaaatgttCTCAAACTAGTCAAAATTTAAACCGTAAAATTTGATTCGCGACAGCGAGGAGCGGGAAATTGTTTCAAACACACAAGACTTGAATGTTACACTCGAAACACCTAAAACGTTACGAAAAccaaaatttgaatcaaaaaAACAGAAGCAGTTATTTAGCCAAATGAGAAACATCGGTGCCCCCCGCCGTCAACCCAACGATTCCTACCTACCACCGACTCCCCTCAACCGCCTCCGCGACTCCGATGTGAGTTTAGCCAGTAGCCGCCCTTCTTCCATCGGAATCTCCTCTTTCGACCTTTACAAAGAACGCTCCTTCCAACAATCCACCACGTCAACAATCAATTCTTTTCTCGCTTCTCAAAATTTCCCTGTCTCTTTCAAaccttcttcttctccttccgCTAAAGAAATTCACCAAACCCTAAAATTCCTCCTCACACTTCTTGAATTCCCAGCCACCACAAAAATCGAAGACGATATTCCAATTCTTCTTAAATACTTCAATTACCCTTTCAAACTCAATAAAGCTATTCTTAAATCCCCTGCTGCTCCTCATCAATGGCCTTCAATTCTCTCTCTCATTCATTGGCTTGTTCAGATTTGCAATTTCAATCTCTCTCTATATTCTTCCACTACTACCACTTCTAATCTTCACAACAACGATGTTTTCTTCCGTTACACTCTCAATTGTTACGTTCATTTCATTAAAGGCGATGACGATGCAGTTCAACATCTCGACGCTGAAATCCGTGGCAGGATTCTCAGTGAGAAGTCCAATGCTGAAGAAAAGCTTGCTGCTGCAGAAAAAACAGTTGCTGATTTGGAAGGTGAATTGGAGAGGTTGAGGTCTGCGCCTTCGCAGAAGGATTTACTTGAGAAGGAAAAGGGATTGCTTGAAGATGATGTGAACAAGTTCCATAAGATAATTGATGAGTTTTCGTCGCGGGTTGAGCCGTTGGAGAGGGTTTTGGTGGAGAAGGAGAAGCAGTTGGAGGCTAAGGCTGTGGAGGATGAGAGGATTCATGATGAGAATGAGGAGCTGAAGAGGAGGGTTGAGTTGCAGACTTTTAATAATAGGGATGTTGAGAGGATGAAGAGGGAATTACAGGCTGCTGAGAGGGATGCTGGTGAGGCTGAACTTGCTAGGAATACTTGGGAGGAAAAGTGTTGGGATGTTGACAATACTCTCGCTCACAATTTCAAAGACTTAGAGGCTCTCTCGATCGATTGCAACCAAGCCCTTAAGAGGTTATTTTCTCCTTGCATAATAATTGTTTTCTAATCATAATTACTAGTTGAATGTGATTGTGCCGTATTTGGCTATTTATAATCTATTAATAATCACCACTATGGTCTAGTGCAAGTGGTTGATGATGTGCAAGGTGTGTGCATGTTGTAAACCCTAGAGTACCGAGTTTGATTCTTGCtgataaaaaaatatccatTCATAGGGAATCAATAATTAGGCAAACTATTCCTTTCTTGTACTGTTGTGTCAGTGTTGATAGGGAATCAATTATTAAGCAAACTATTCCTTTCTGGTGCTTCTAGGTTGAAGATTGATAATGGAATTCAATATATGTTGAATTCCAAGGGAACAACACCTGCTGAGATCATGGGTATTGATTACAAAGTCGTGCTGAAGCCTGCACTTGACTCCTATGCTGATGACATCAAGAGAAGTTCGGTGGGGAAATTGGAAGAGTTGATTTCCCTTCAGCAAAAGTCTGGCGAAAATGCTGCTACGCTTGAGGGGAAGAAAAATCAATTAGCTGCACTGCAGTTGCGCATTGATGAAGTAAGTGCATTGTGTCTTGCTTAATGCTGATTTTAATACTTGTGCCCGATTGTGCGTACATAAAGCACATGGatcttgattttaaattttttgttgtataAGTAGAAAATTTAATTTGGATAGAGATCGATTATTGAGCAAATTTGATATGCTGAGAGAGTGAACTTCTCTTCCACTTATACCTATATGTCACACGTGTGATATCAGAGTGGTGCTGACATGCAGAAATTGAAATGTGGAAGCTGATGCAGGGGTAGTGTTGTTGAATTAATGGCTCATGCCTGTGTTTCTAAGTTGTAACTAACTTTTACAAGccaatat
Protein-coding sequences here:
- the LOC101495905 gene encoding kinetochore protein NDC80 homolog, producing the protein MRNIGAPRRQPNDSYLPPTPLNRLRDSDVSLASSRPSSIGISSFDLYKERSFQQSTTSTINSFLASQNFPVSFKPSSSPSAKEIHQTLKFLLTLLEFPATTKIEDDIPILLKYFNYPFKLNKAILKSPAAPHQWPSILSLIHWLVQICNFNLSLYSSTTTTSNLHNNDVFFRYTLNCYVHFIKGDDDAVQHLDAEIRGRILSEKSNAEEKLAAAEKTVADLEGELERLRSAPSQKDLLEKEKGLLEDDVNKFHKIIDEFSSRVEPLERVLVEKEKQLEAKAVEDERIHDENEELKRRVELQTFNNRDVERMKRELQAAERDAGEAELARNTWEEKCWDVDNTLAHNFKDLEALSIDCNQALKRLKIDNGIQYMLNSKGTTPAEIMGIDYKVVLKPALDSYADDIKRSSVGKLEELISLQQKSGENAATLEGKKNQLAALQLRIDELEAQLDTIKKETQDYTSKCYAEAKKMLEDVQLADHDVGIMEKEAAEVLKVSELKLQDMRKHSEENIQTHASELFKLIDSVSKYKEHVGSKILEMKRALSETATAVSNEYKRPLQAEFGNLLELSCKLQKTE
- the LOC101501526 gene encoding separase isoform X2; this translates as MASPTQSSLISKLQTSNSTGIHALVSDYLRPFSDIKPSSSKQDQTLIRQLAKRFIPFINNSLSIIPKRLPQLSNSNELLTLEFFDIYSLCLDCLEAVCSQLDSKPFQIYFQRLRLINCFESCNRFNEAEAEGLKLLKRIPVVIKKGKILPEIGKSGRDDKDLFILVVEIAAVLVRCASVASDKENGHFSTVLRLMDEVKPWLRGLDSNSHEKLHKMLVIHLGKCALNLLGNMSLSDEDLVITFCRTALIEYAKSSIKDQLHKTAYRMCSILFKLEENKYFYVMDILDCVASESKVEEGNGGTEFVELVYYCVNKCQTANASFCHTFAAHLNKTAEHYKEAIKPLNSILRLYAAGLLLLSCNLRSRAEDLVSSGSAKFECLLGTLLENKNILQSSPPLLGSLHICSRSSCMSSGVEDQHFDSHTCTQSASVTYLSFYIEALEFLCQPLATSVNSERKQLLSEKGDASAMTMLSTVVDAFHVLCQLILHSPSFTFEKSGNEFCVKSRTVLKVTLAAFFLSIKTTHKLQESTQLVKDIIASKWIDTEGLQYIITCLYNIAIILYRNKQPKEAIKVLNLCCKASWLCIKFHCGNLSEGALKEFVIDACTRSALLLDFLDDTNSLKIIKKLIETLQNWSIANDMFEKLPAPIPVVKQWVKIECRRAKDVDDRVDSPSLYCLLSSSTKLSKRNLGTILEQELTAYEEMSHKYPEFCQKMQMKITNILLQDIYITHDSCFQKAQTLVRKGKALRFFGTGGLRDCIQCLSEAIIIMKEISGVMCTKAITFYHQLCVAYCLRALCTQEAEPCSEQTFEDVKAALDLWLEMFCVDCFEEGECFPLCDSIVILLYNIIDLLYLKGFMELFNDAYRLVIRMFKLKSISIEKWLTLLWESRRLSHALCVSPVNEAFIRNSLDEFSDLSNINFWMRNLQGNQSSLIGFQQNFSFLFASSHRNSCDHGVSFQVDLTVDEVKKAAHELMSNVPVPNHCTFLAGYLYSDLCQRFTANGQLIEALSFAKEAHRLHAKLFKLNFSHNARKSSEEHNVTVDFSKNLMDGIDKMEVNMSVAREVFLFDSITWDLKDNYLSPWKIMQCYLESTLQIGIIYEIIGDGTEAETYLRWGKAISCSLQLPLFIVAFSSLLGKLYVKKRLGDLAEKELECAEKILKNSSTPFCCSKCKLILEVTLFEYRGDLCQSKFNTCEEVASEETAKNWYTSALNILTFSEWKNPLSCPEDDKDATGIDSKCAAGITCTCSLMDEAGEDVVKSTKAGLGSKNGPKQIRKTKNTANIISKEPNIVVENKTRVTRSRYRTIQNQLTDTSRKSEVDVSVEGNQVSGPSDMLSHKESISKEIGCSISSRCAITGVSSKMRCWHCLPYEVVKSGLLMDFINLKWEFVRRKLSMQLLTRIVKCFAYPVQIDEARKVLLRSISLLIGRNPFCHTFSSIPLDFFHQLVAKEIPGDVFAIERAEIVYSLCWHSLKCYHSKFTRNIFCNLSYIKFEDLASWLMVAFVLSREVPIVFQKVSKLLAVMYVVSSLSEQFSLPFVGKVFDANYWSSYFHQASIGTHLNYQFLSHLTGKCKGPYVTGSSCIREETFDSLRIVPEATVDLIEYVTKFFAGLPFTTIISISLLEHEYTSLLQELLSYPACVRAWVLVSRLNSKTEPVVMLLPVDSILQDEGDLGSCSDPFPMLEKPSEDWHCPWGYTVVDDIAPAFKTILEENHLSTIKPSEDTEQNRMLWWKRRKNLDHRLDKLLRNLEDLWFGSWKCLLLGEWLNCKNFELVLNNLVSDLRSKCKLNINEGLLKIILGGSKNDCKGKTLVSQLCSKKDCYFAKGGFCDGASSGILLNEANKLMSSEVAFELLNEALNELEVDDSVKREPVILVLDYEVQMLPWENLPILRNQEVYRMPSVSSISAVLDKGNNHNKQVGRNLVTFPSIDPMDAFYLLNPDGDLRCTQLEFENYFRDQNLQGKAGSKPTVKELVSALESHELFIYFGHGSGAQYIPRHEIQKLHNCGATFLMGCSSGSLTLNGSYAPQGVPLSYLLAGSPSIVANLWEVTDRDIDRFGKAMLDAWLKERSEVAMPCLQCNLLSEESEAMNLKGGKGRTKRKVPKKKSRELLESDSPANHCSHRPKIGAFMGQARQGCVLPFLTGASPICYGVPTGIWKKKDT
- the LOC101501526 gene encoding separase isoform X1, with the translated sequence MASPTQSSLISKLQTSNSTGIHALVSDYLRPFSDIKPSSSKQDQTLIRQLAKRFIPFINNSLSIIPKRLPQLSNSNELLTLEFFDIYSLCLDCLEAVCSQLDSKPFQIYFQRLRLINCFESCNRFNEAEAEGLKLLKRIPVVIKKGKILPEIGKSGRDDKDLFILVVEIAAVLVRCASVASDKENGHFSTVLRLMDEVKPWLRGLDSNSHEKLHKMLVIHLGKCALNLLGNMSLSDEDLVITFCRTALIEYAKSSIKDQLHKTAYRMCSILFKLEENKYFYVMDILDCVASESKVEEGNGGTEFVELVYYCVNKCQTANASFCHTFAAHLNKTAEHYKEAIKPLNSILRLYAAGLLLLSCNLRSRAEDLVSSGSAKFECLLGTLLENKNILQSSPPLLGSLHICSRSSCMSSGVEDQHFDSHTCTQSASVTYLSFYIEALEFLCQPLATSVNSERKQLLSEKGDASAMTMLSTVVDAFHVLCQLILHSPSFTFEKSGNEFCVKSRTVLKVTLAAFFLSIKTTHKLQESTQLVKDIIASKWIDTEGLQYIITCLYNIAIILYRNKQPKEAIKVLNLCCKASWLCIKFHCGNLSEGALKEFVIDACTRSALLLDFLDDTNSLKIIKKLIETLQNWSIANDMFEKLPAPIPVVKQWVKIECRRAKDVDDRVDSPSLYCLLSSSTKLSKRNLGTILEQELTAYEEMSHKYPEFCQKMQMKITNILLQDIYITHDSCFQKAQTLVRKGKALRFFGTGGLRDCIQCLSEAIIIMKEISGVMCTKAITFYHQLCVAYCLRALCTQEAEPCSEQTFEDVKAALDLWLEMFCVDCFEEGECFPLCDSIVILLYNIIDLLYLKGFMELFNDAYRLVIRMFKLKSISIEKWLTLLWESRRLSHALCVSPVNEAFIRNSLDEFSDLSNINFWMRNLQGNQSSLIGFQQNFSFLFASSHRNSCDHGVSFQVDLTVDEVKKAAHELMSNVPVPNHCTFLAGYLYSDLCQRFTANGQLIEALSFAKEAHRLHAKLFKLNFSHNARKSSEEHNVTVDFSKNLMDGIDKMEVNMSVAREVFLFDSITWDLKDNYLSPWKIMQCYLESTLQIGIIYEIIGDGTEAETYLRWGKAISCSLQLPLFIVAFSSLLGKLYVKKRLGDLAEKELECAEKILKNSSTPFCCSKCKLILEVTLFEYRGDLCQSKFNTCEEVASEETAKNWYTSALNILTFSEWKNPLSCPEDDKDATGIDSKCAAGITCTCSLMDEAGEDVVKSTKAGLGSKNGPKQIRKTKNTANIISKEPNIVVENKTRVTRSRYRTIQNQLTDTSRKSEVDVSVEGNQVSGPSDMLSHKESISKEIGCSISSRCAITGVSSKMRCWHCLPYEVVKSGLLMDFINLKWEFVRRKLSMQLLTRIVKCFAYPVQIDEARKVLLRSISLLIGRNPFCHTFSSIPLDFFHQLVAKEIPGDVFAIERAEIVYSLCWHSLKCYHSKFTRNIFCNLSYIKFEDLASWLMVAFVLSREVPIVFQKVSKLLAVMYVVSSLSEQFSLPFVGKVFDANYWSSYFHQASIGTHLNYQFLSHLTGKCKFQGPYVTGSSCIREETFDSLRIVPEATVDLIEYVTKFFAGLPFTTIISISLLEHEYTSLLQELLSYPACVRAWVLVSRLNSKTEPVVMLLPVDSILQDEGDLGSCSDPFPMLEKPSEDWHCPWGYTVVDDIAPAFKTILEENHLSTIKPSEDTEQNRMLWWKRRKNLDHRLDKLLRNLEDLWFGSWKCLLLGEWLNCKNFELVLNNLVSDLRSKCKLNINEGLLKIILGGSKNDCKGKTLVSQLCSKKDCYFAKGGFCDGASSGILLNEANKLMSSEVAFELLNEALNELEVDDSVKREPVILVLDYEVQMLPWENLPILRNQEVYRMPSVSSISAVLDKGNNHNKQVGRNLVTFPSIDPMDAFYLLNPDGDLRCTQLEFENYFRDQNLQGKAGSKPTVKELVSALESHELFIYFGHGSGAQYIPRHEIQKLHNCGATFLMGCSSGSLTLNGSYAPQGVPLSYLLAGSPSIVANLWEVTDRDIDRFGKAMLDAWLKERSEVAMPCLQCNLLSEESEAMNLKGGKGRTKRKVPKKKSRELLESDSPANHCSHRPKIGAFMGQARQGCVLPFLTGASPICYGVPTGIWKKKDT